Within Quercus lobata isolate SW786 chromosome 5, ValleyOak3.0 Primary Assembly, whole genome shotgun sequence, the genomic segment aCTACTCTGTACTCGTATTACCGATCCTaggctataaccttcctcgacTCGGGCCTTTGGGCCCTAATGAacaaatgggccagggccataTATTATGGGGCCCCACAACTCtaaacttgattttattttaattattataatttgatatttaagacaagatttcttttatttgtacatttgtttcataaatataaatttttactagaaaatatgcacatggatataaaatttcttttataagagagagagatatatagaATAATAGATTAATAATTATTAGCAATTTTGAATCTCAACATGCAAGAAGAatgaattttaatgaaaaaatacattatgatattaaaaattttatataacaaataaagGAAAAGTTAACGAATACcctaaaaacattattttaggaaatatttttagaaactttgtatgcgaaaagaaaaacaattgcTTTTTCTCCCTATAATTAACGAATTATAGATCTTGAAAATAATGCATGGCGTCATTTGTTCATAAATCACACCAGACGTTGCTTTTTGCCTAGCATAGACTATAGAACCTATAGACTACatgtgtatttatatatatatatatatatatatatatatagggtcatgctaacaaatacccttagggcactcgttaacaattcattttaggaaagttttgacatcatttttatgaaaaataaaaaaatctgtcaaaacattaattattttttttttcttttcccataaaaagtttctttaactggattatTAACTAGTGCTCTAATGGCACTTGTTagcatttctcatatatataagGAATCGAAAAGTACATAagctttttactaaaaaaataatagaaaaagactCATCTATAACACgagatagattttattttttattttctatatttatgGGCTATATAACACGAGATTTAGACTTTGAAAAACAGgcattaataattatttaggaaaatagttaaaattattataaattttaactaCATAATACTTATAAATtgatataacaaaaatataatggtGTCACTTAAACAacatataataaatgaattaatgtttgaataactatttttataattaatgatacAATgatatataagatttatttagtaaaatttgtagtttcAATAACATCACTCTTTATTTGTAATATTCTTAATTCCTATTATTTtgtatctttaaaaaaaattcctattattttaatgaatcatAATGCTCTTTATATATCATAATATATGTGTATAGCACGAAAATTGCACcttaaaaacgtggctatatgAAATCATATAACCATAGCAGCTGTTATCATTTTTGCTTGTGATAGACGGTAGACAATGGAAGGCGCATCGAAATTTCATTTATGaatgtaaaattaataaatgaagaaaaagaagaagaattgaaagagTTGAGAGAGTAgtcaattaattttattaatgataaaGAGATGGTGGGTTGgtacattgattttttttttttttttttttttttgccgggGGCTTGGCGGAGTGGGTAAGGCTCGTTCACTTCGTGCAGCACACCTAGGTTTGAATCCCGCTGCCCGCAGGAGTCCGTTGGTGGACATCCTAAGTGGGGTTGACCCCCCACACGGTCTGGTAGGAAAACGGGTTGCACCCATGCCGGACCGGCGCCCTGCCGGGGGTGTAATATAACCATAAAGGCCCCATtttctttaaccaaaaaaaaaaaaaaaaaaaaaaaaaaaaaaaaaaaaaaaaatgaaggtaattACAAACAGTAGATAAAGATtgccatcataatatatatacaacaaattAAAGATAAAGGTTGCGAACGATTGTCCACTCCCACTAGGCATTGAGCGCACTTAGTTACATACATAAGTACGCATATGACTTCCAAGCTTCCAACCCCACCATTTGAAGCCGTCCAAATTGAACAAAGCACGACAAAGAAATTAAATAGCACACctaatcctatatatatatatatatatatatagctgaATTTTGTAGCACAagaaaacataatttaattttgattatataagGCAAATTATTCTTTGTTGGAACGTTGGAGATAATCAAAAGTTAATGGTCTAAAGAGATGAGCAGCTTCAGTCTCTATCAACTCCACTTGGCCTTTCAAGAGGTGCATGTACACAACCCAGTCACAGTTGCAACTTGGACTCGGCATTGGCATCACATACCCTGAGTCACCTCCCCATGGAAAATGGTATGACCCAAATAATGGCTTGCCCCATCCGAAATCCACCTTTGACTCTGGGAACCTTTGCCCTGATGATACCACAAAAGCTGGCCCATCTTCACTCCTACTGCAATATATCTTAGCCAACCCTGGCACTGGACGATGAGACTCCACCCAATCTATGAGCCCCAAGAAATGTTCCTTGCTCACTGCACCATCCAAGAATTCATGAACTTCATTTGCCACATAACTCAATGGATTTTCATTAATCTCATTTACATCCTTGCCTCCATAAGGTATGGATAGCACATTTCCAAAGTAAGAACCCATGAGTGAAGCTTTGTCTATATCTCCATCACTTAACCTTGTCCTACCATCCACAACAATGCCCATTTTGGTTACCTTTTTGTCCACATTGTTAAGAATAGCATGTTTAGCAACCATCTTCCACAAGAAGGCACTAAAGGACTCTAGTTTAGTCCTCCTGCAACCATTGGTTGTGGTAGCTAGTGATTGGAGCAGGTTGAGTTGGTCAGCCTTAATGTAGTATATGCGGCTAATAAGATAATCATCACCAGGTTGTGGGTCTTTGGGTGGAGGCAATGAGGTCACTGGAACATACATGTCGTTCAAAGATGGATGAATTGAACCAGGGCGTCTAGGATTGAGTAAAGAACGACGAAAACATGGCACCGTAGAGATGGGTTTAGACTGAGCCATCTCAGCCCATGACACAAGAAATAGGTTGGCCGAGTAGGCGTCTGCAATTCTATGGTCAAACGTGCACGCCACAACCAACCCACCACACTTGAGCTCGGTTGCCTGCATATTccaaatacaaaaccaaaatgtatctattagtatttatttttttactacgTGCCTTGTCAAACATTTAATATTTGACTAATTCGTCCTCACCAAATCCATGTACTTGTTGCGTTTATTTGGACTGGTTGctgttttaattttaacaaagttATTGGGTTAGTAGGCTATGACTTTCGGtgtataataatttatatcaaaaggaacctttattttttaattaattttattctttttttttctctgaaatttgattaatttatgaAGTTTGTTAGTCCTACATGTATAATagattccatttttttattaccaaaaaaaaaaatccatttttttacagcttgtttttctaaatagttaataataattaactCTAGCAATATCACGTGTGTGAAAACAATGCCTTACTTTTGACAAATTCAATTAAAGtgagtaaaaacaaaaaatattaacaataacatgaaatttaatttcttttaccaaaaaaaaaagaataatattaaatttcatgtttAACATAGTTCAATAACAATAACTATCtcatatattaaatatgtgcatattttcttttatagtgTGTAGACTTTATAAACACATGAAACCTACACATTACTAGGGAGGGTACATATATCCCACATATAAGATATTTTCTTATCCATAACAGTTTACCTCTTATTTTCTTCTATAGCTTGGCTCCATTATTTAGgggatttttctttctttccttttggtggatcaaatttaaatataattttgaattatggAAAGAGAAAAGCAAGTGGACAAAATACGATGGTATTGAATGTTAAGTTTTCCATACAAGCCAGAAcgattagaaaataaaacaatttatgaGTTATTGTTCAATATCACAAAccatataatttaattttcaccctaaaaaaaaaatataaattaattttaattaaaaaactgaaaaaatagaCACATAAGAAATAGTAGCTAGGTTTTGTTGAAAGCAATTATTGACCATGATATAATTGAAGCGGCAAATTAAGGTACGGTGCGGCATGCCGGCATGGTTTAGAAACAGTGGCAGACTGAAACTACGAATATCCGTACAATCCAAATGAAAGGTAtcattcaaagtttcaaaaccaGCAGTTTTTATTTGGGAAGAACCCAAAAAGTAAAACGCATCTTTTTCATATTAGTTTCTTGTGAGAGGACGGTACGTCAAACTTTGATCAGCCGCCTAATTTCGCATTATATGTAAAGATagattcttttgaaaaatattctactATTAAATACATGCAATCATGCGAGAGTGAGAGTAATAATACACACCCCCACGAGATGCCTAAACAAAGACAAGGAATATTTctgatttaaaaatataaaaaaattaatactacTCTACTTCATTAAAAGTGGttttaattaagataaaatctatttttggttttgatctatttatttataaatagataatcataaataaaatttaaaataaaaaaaggcatAATGTTTCTTTCAAAGTAGTTTCAAAAACTATTCtcatttcttattatttaagatttttagttCATCGCAAAATACTCTACTGGCTATTAAAATTGAATTGTTTGCATGTAAAATTATGTGGCTAGCATCTtccaaaacacattttagggagaaaaaaaaaaaaaaaaatatatatatatatatatatccaaaaaaagtTTCCAGGATTTTCTCCCTTTAAAGGGTTCGTTTGAGATGTATTAGGGGTTGGAGAAAAAGATTGACGTTATAATGTGATAGGGACGTTTCATACGCTAAGATAATTTTCGTTCTAGCAGGAGCCAAAAATATTACCGCTCTGTGCGTGTGGGTGTCGGTGTGCGTGTGCGTGTGGGGGGTGTACGTGAATATATTGGGAATAAGAAACACGTGACGAACCTGGACAGCGAGCACACCATGCTTCTTCTTGGGCACAAGTTTGCCTTCAATGGTGTCATCAGGGTTATAAAAGTCGAGGTCTTTAAGCTCTGCCTCAGCAAAAGCTTCGACAAAGTCCACACCACGGTTATTGCAAAGAATCTCAGGTTCACCAACAGGGTTTGACACCACCTCACCAGCAAAAGCATAGTATGTCACGAGAGCTTGGGCCAAGGCCTTCTTAAGAACCCCAACCATGGAGCCAAAATTATTAGAGAGGTCCTTTCCCAATGAGCTGGTGTTCTTCTTGTAACAGAAAAACACACCCACATCAACTGGGGGTAGAAGCAAGTCTAGGTTGGATAGTGGTAGCCAATGCTCTTGCAATGGCAGAACTGCAGCCACAACCTCCCTCTTGCTCACTTTCACAAtcaactctcttcctcctcctccttctgaACCCATGTttacagagagaaagagagagagcaggAAGAGACTATaagaaaatagttttgaaaTATGATTGATGGGGTTTGATAGGGGAGTGGATATATAGAGGCCCCTGTGTGGGACTGTGTGtgacatttttcttaattaatcaTTTAGTCAAGGTAGGCTTTTGTAGAATAGAAATGTATTACACCTAGGAAAGAGCTATGCAACAACTAAGCCAACTACCCAAAATCAATTTGGACAtgcatctttttttctttctttttttctttttttttggggtaaacttttttaaatcttttcttcttataaacatttttttcttttggtaaaaGCGGAAATCTTTTAGCTAGTAGAGCTAGAAAATAGAAATATGAAATACAAGACAGTttgtataaataaaagaaaaaggtacaCACGACAGTGGCTGATTGTTCAAAACAAAGACAAAGCAAAGGCTTTGGCTTCTCCAACATGCATGGGATGGCACTTATTTACAGCCCTTGCGATACCAACAAAGTAACTGCCCtgtttaaaaaatcaataatataaacaaagaaagcaaaggTGTATAATTTAATTTGGACCCTTTCTGcatatttgtataattttatataccTAGCTTAACAAGGACTCACtctcatcaaccaaaaaaaaaaaaaaaaagactcactCCACTTACAACCACCTGATCGCCAGATTTAATCCAAACTTTGGAGAATCTCACTATCAGTTACACGGGTTTAACTTAttttcagtacttttttaactagatgtcttattttgttttaaatacacaatagcAAGTGAGAGTGGACTTTAATCTCtatcttttatttagttagtgggcGATGTaacaatttcttattaaaacaaaaggagatttCAGTTAAAAAGGTATTGGAGATAAGTTAAACCCTAACTACACTTAGACTTATAATAAACTTTTGAGTCgcaatttttaacttttttcataactttgatgtgataaattataagtaattgtttattgctttcatattgtttgccattttttttttttcacaacagAGAAATTGCATGACAATACTTGCACTGTCtactttattattgttgttttgttgtccaaagaaacaataaaaactcTAGGAAAAATGTTAGggacacaaaaaaacaaattacttGCTAACATGCCAAGTTTTGATTAGACTAAATCACTTTTATATGAGTCAAccactcacaatttttttataacacaaTAAGTCTAGAtatgcaataaatttttttaaaaaaatattcccTAATGTCTTCATGATAGGCGGTGATTGTTATTCAATTAAGTAATGTTGGtgcatactaaaaaaaaagccacatcaaGCCACATCGTCAATTATGTAAATCAACTTCAAAAACTACGGGGATATTACATCAAAGAAGTGACTCTGTAGGAATATTGCAAATTTCAttacataaattttacaaaccaatatgtcaacttttaaacattatacaaaaatcaccaatcacatttattttcatgttaatttgtaaatcatttatcataaaatttatagtaatttaaattttttttctaaagaaaaaaaaaaaggtttgaagaGTAGTCTACATGTAACCAAATCATGTTTAGGAAAGTTATATATATGGCTCATCCTCACAGTTAGAGGTGAGGTTAGGTTTGGGGTATTTTCCAACCCGACTCAACTTTCTTAAATCGGAAAATCTCCAACCTAACTTGAAGGCATTGGTGGAGTTGTCAAATCAAGGAAGGGAAATTTTGTTAAGCCCGATGAAAGTTTGATATTTTCTTTCAactatttgaaattttgttattttgcctacatatgacttttttttttcattaaaaatgtgtgtgtgtatgtgttttttttttttttttttaatttgattttgaattgatAGATACTGAAAATTGTATAACACAATgtgataaaaatttaattattgttttgtgttatataataataataatagagtttggttcaagttacacctgatgcaactttaaataatgttacattattcaatattttaccaaaataaatcaattttaaaatattatgttaCAATAAGGAAATTGGAATGGCCACcaaacaaaattgataattttgatatagctataaaaaaaatcatatatataaaattatagttATATATAACAGCTAGATATGCCTGGTGTATGCCCAAGGTACATACAAACTTATTTGGTCCTATGGTGGCATCAAGGTTATTGATTCTGTACCATACCAGCCGGTACGGCCGGAATATACCATACCGGCCAGCAATCCAGTATGCTCGACCCCCTTATTTCGTACCGAAAAAAATACTGGCCGTACCGATATCGTACCAGCCGTACCGGCGAAATTCGGCTGTACTGGCTAGTAATTGGATACCGGACCGAAACATgaaatatacctttttttttattttttattttttatttttttattcttttagttgatgttaaagtttaaaactatgaattatttgttcttaattgaagtaatgttttatggtaaacatgaatttttaaggtattgttttatggtaaatagatattttgtgtgtatgtgtgtgtgtgtgtatatatatacatatattaaatatataaaataacagtaaacccgaaacggtacaccggtattgaccggtatccgaaatatatcgtaccggtggcTAAACTAGTACGGCCTCCGATATGGTATTGACATCCTTAGGTGGCTTTTGAGGGAGTAAGTGAAATGGGCTCATTATTATAATAtactgtaattttttattttcttctctttttttgacTCAAAACTGGTCGTTCTTGTCACATCCTCAATTTGCGCTACGAACGTCCTATGGTGGCTTTTTTCTTAGAATAGAGACGCTGAAACGGTCAAATTCCGCTGCCTAGACTTTTAACAACAATGCTTCCgacaaaaatgcaaaaatagaTCATAGAAATGGTACATTTCGAATGTGGAGAATGTTAACCAACACTGCCTGGTACTGATTAAGTacagaaaagacaaaaaaaaattgtcagaaaaagtaaaaaaaattctgaatagtactacaaaactgaaaaaatatatgaattgcaaaaaaagacaaaaattgtgtcaggaaaaagtaaaaaaattttgtagttaacGGGCTAGCCAAAGGGACATTTATTTTGATGAACATAACCAAATGCATCATCATCACTTCAATAATTTTATACAAATGCATCATCTCACTTAGGGCTGTAAACGAGTCAAGCTTTGTTGAGTAGTTTGTGTTTGAGTTTAACTCGTCAATAAAAATCAAACGCTCAAGCTTGACTTGAGCTTGAGACAAGCCTAAAAACAATGTTTGAACTTGAGCTTGTGAGAGTGCCAAAAAGCTTGAGTTCGGCTTGGCTTggattgattaattagtcaggTCAAGCTCGagcttaatatcaagctcaaactcgAGCTCAAGTCAAGCTTTTTAGCTTGGgaaccaaaaaaattgcatcatcaAATGCTTATATCAccaaaaatcaagtaaacaatatatataataataataataataataatatactcATTTTATTATGCTTCTAACACTCATggttaaaaattgtttaaattacaacattacataattaaatccatCCATCATCATTCATTGTCTATAGCTTGAGTAAttattcaaaatacaatttttacatccACATTTGTCATTCATGCAACTATAATCTTCAcaaatctaaataaattaacattccAAAACATATATGAATAAACAAGTTATAAATTAATATTCCAAAACATATGTGTAATGTCATAATAATGAGTTTATTTAGTAAACATATATCAAGCTATAAACGAGCCTAAGCTCGGCATGTTTTGTATCGAGCCCTATTGTTCACgagcttgttcatgaacaattttttttgcttgagcTCGGCTTGTTTAtcaaacaagcctaaaactaaggctCAAGCTTGGTTTATttgtaaacaaacaaacatgaacgaGCTTTTTATTGAGCCGAGCTCGAGTTGTTCATGAATGGCTTGGTTTGTTTACAGCCCTAATCTCACTTGAATATATGTCtctttgggctttttttttttttttttttttagccaaagaGACATATGTTCaagtgatgatgatgacgatgacgatgatgatgatgatgatgatgatgcatttgtataaaattaaaatgactCATTGGTGCAACTAGTCTATCATATGATATAACTCGTATAATATAAGTAATTATTTAGcaacgtgaaaaaaaaaaaaaaattaaaaagaagaagaagaagaagaagaagtccgAACAAAGGCTTTATAACTGAGTTGGCACCTtcccatgcacaaagtgtttgAGGGTCTAGGGGGGAAAGGGTTCAAGCAGCGAGgttagcagcatattgtaattatctctcaaaaaaaaaaaaaaaaaaaagagcctgAATCACAATATACGTAACGTACTTCCTATTTGGTTTTTATGTTGACGAACTAGTACTAATTAATGATCAGTTAATACTATTTTTCTATTCTTAAGAAAGAAGTAAAGCAAATATATATCCAAATGCTGTAAGTTGTTTATCTTGAATGAGTAATCTACAATATTATATTGAATGAGTAATCTATATTCTATAGACaatatttttctcaataaaCTTCATTGTTGGTTTTTATAAAGGTCCGTCATTACTTTATTATCCACCATTAATATTTTGTAAcataaataattgtaaaatattttttaattttatgttatttcAATCGTGGGATATTAGAAAAGTAacggtagaaaaaaaaattctagtttcCTATCATATGTATTTAGTTGGGAGAATAAAAAAGTGGggataaaaatatatttttcgtGGTTGAAAaatgagaatataaaaaatataatttgtataaatttacgcTCATATttctattaaataaaataaataaataaacaaataaaaacttctaGATATGTATggagggaagagagaaaaagatgggTACTTTACCATCAAAGACCCTCTATTTCCCTATTTCCTCTTTACTTTTACTTCTCTCATTTCCATTTCCCACTTTTCACCCGACCAAACTAAAGTCACTATTAgaatgtgtttggttggggtgaaaacagggaggatgaaaaatgttgttttccactgtttggttgaagaaggaaaatatgagagaaagaaaacattGGAGAAAATTTTCCCTCCCAGGCCcactttttttatcctcccaaatCGGGAGGAAAATGTGGAGAGAAAAGTGATGTGAAAGCACTTGTACACAAATTTCCCGTTTCTCTCCTCTCATagctacaaacacaacaatctttctctcaaacatctctaaactcaagcATAATCAGATTATCAGAATACAAattcaaaaacacaattttaaaattaatcaaatgataacaataaaagcaaaaaaaaaaaaaaaaaaaaaaaaaaaaaaaaaaagacaaaagacagAAGCCATCTAACCCATCTGGACTGCGTTGGGGACGAAGATGAGTGACGGCTCCAGGCTGGGGCAACTACTTTGGGACGAAGATGACCCATCTGGATTGCATTGGGGACAAATGTTCTGGAatcaagtaaaataaaaaataaaaaaaagacagagagagggagctagagaaaaaaaagagagaatgagagttgctggaatgttcttgaatgagagagaaaaagaaaataaaagaagggggtGGATAGAGATAGGACAACATGTGTagaggagaaaaacaagaaaaaaaaaatgaaacgtatggatgaaatgaaatgagagaaaagagaaataatataaagaataaaaaatcctaattgagaaatgttaccacaatattttcacaataagttttaagtaacaaattgttattagttaatattgatgagtaaaaaaataatttcagtggtgggttcaaattagaactagtaataacttttcacataaatttttttgtgaaagtattgcgaaaaatattgtggacgtagcacttctcattgaaaaatataattattggtaaattttatattatttaatgagtacaaataaatatatttcttacctattatgtagtaagggtataatagtcaatttatataaattatattttctgttctttcacttttcttttcaaccaaacaaaagagctTTCCACCCTCCAACCAaatacacaaaagaaaaaactaaatattttctgtTCTCTCACtaattttctatcctcctactttttCACTCTTCTAACCAAACAGCTCCTTAGAAAGTTTTTCTACAAATACAACAAAGTCTTTGAGTAAAAAGTTCATAATAATGAATTATTGCGCAATGAGCGTACGCCTGTGGGAAAGGAACGATGTGAGGAGTAAAGGTACAGACATATATCCGAATCGTTATAAGACATTAATTATATACCGTTGAACTGGAAGTCACAGCCACAGCCAGGACCACTGTCGTCTTGGAAGATTGTTCGGATACCATTAATTtgactgaaattgaaaatttatatctaaaattattgtagataaagataaaaattagttaaaatagtacaataagttcataaataataccaaaaagtacagtaaagtccataaataataacaaaaataaattaaatagtaaaataattttaattttctatcacAATCCAAACACACTTACAATAAGCTTATATAGCCGTAGCCAACAAGTAGCgcaacaaaattacaaaaatggtGCAGACGAAATTGACAAATGTTACTAGTCATATCCATGAcataaataattagaaaaaaaaaagggttggtATTCCCCTATTCTTCGCTAGCTTTTCGAATTCATACAAATCACAAATGCAATAAAGAATGTTCGTTTCTTCTTGGCATTttacataaaagaaagaaataaacgtGAACAATCTAACAGCAACATATATGTGTTGGTCAAATTAGGACAGCGCTTCCTTAATTTCCCTGCCCGCACCACTTTTCGTGTCGGACTCTGACCcaatctctttcttttcatccatttttgaaactttagtTCATGACTCGATCATTAAAAATGTTCTACtattcattaatatatatttatatatatatatatattgcagtTATATAGCATTAAGTAACATGCAACTTTTGTTTTCTTAAGttttgtttggataccgtttattactgaaaatattgtagcaaaattatttttaaatgtgtgaatagtactgtgagacccaaatttaaagtaaaatttgttgaattctGTACTTGCGGGTCCCCTGAACAGTGTACagacccacacaaaaaaaagacaGATGTGCGTCTGCTTTCCttttcagtgcaatccaaacCAATTCTTAGAGCATCCCCATTAGTatgtgcaaaaaaatttccattttgcAAAtctaaaacctactttttctatattactcttatttttacaaaacatccacaTCAGTTTGTCTATGATAtacatttattcaaataaaatatttatttctttaacgTTATCATCTCTCTCACAGACCCAACACAACCCATACAGCCACCATCATCAACCACCATCTCCCTCATAGACACCGGAATCCACATAAGCCGATCACACCAAAATCCCAAAGAAAACcagtataaagaaaaataaaataataataaaaaagagaaacaaacccaattaaaaaaaaaccaaaaaaaccccaaaaaaccAACTCCACAATCACTGATACCACCAACCCACACCCACAATCACTATCACAGCAACCTCAAGCTCAACCAAAAATGGATCAAAACCCATGAGATTCTAGGATTTCTTCTTCTACTACTACTGCTCCTTATAATACGACGTCGTCTTCGTCTTCTAAGTCTTCGTCTTCATCTACGTGGTGGTCTAATTTCTGCTCCTCGACGCTTAGAATAAAGCCTCAGGTTTCTTCGTTGGAGAACTCCATTCGTGTTGTAGGCGACGAACTCGTTTGGCGACTCGCTTGCTCGACCTCGTTCTCATCAGCGGCGGTGGTGATCGGCGAAAGCTAGAGGAAAAAAGATTgatgagatgagagaaagagagagttgtgTGCCTGAGAGAGTCTTTGAtgaaatgagaaaaagagagggagatGAGAGTCAGGTacagagaggaaagaaaaaaaattattaagatatTATGTGCAcatgctacagtaaccgtgcatatatgtaCAGTTACTATTCATTTGCAAGGCCGTTGTGTAGatttaaacatttttacaaaGATTGGTATAGgtgttttttgggttaaaatatgtaaaattgagcacttttttgtattttgcacaTTTTTACAACCACCGATGTGGTTGCTCTTAGATAGATATATTATGTCTCAACAAACGTAcacttcttctttatctttattaaatatttgtgtttttct encodes:
- the LOC115992190 gene encoding shikimate O-hydroxycinnamoyltransferase-like codes for the protein MGSEGGGGRELIVKVSKREVVAAVLPLQEHWLPLSNLDLLLPPVDVGVFFCYKKNTSSLGKDLSNNFGSMVGVLKKALAQALVTYYAFAGEVVSNPVGEPEILCNNRGVDFVEAFAEAELKDLDFYNPDDTIEGKLVPKKKHGVLAVQATELKCGGLVVACTFDHRIADAYSANLFLVSWAEMAQSKPISTVPCFRRSLLNPRRPGSIHPSLNDMYVPVTSLPPPKDPQPGDDYLISRIYYIKADQLNLLQSLATTTNGCRRTKLESFSAFLWKMVAKHAILNNVDKKVTKMGIVVDGRTRLSDGDIDKASLMGSYFGNVLSIPYGGKDVNEINENPLSYVANEVHEFLDGAVSKEHFLGLIDWVESHRPVPGLAKIYCSRSEDGPAFVVSSGQRFPESKVDFGWGKPLFGSYHFPWGGDSGYVMPMPSPSCNCDWVVYMHLLKGQVELIETEAAHLFRPLTFDYLQRSNKE